One segment of Oscillospiraceae bacterium MB08-C2-2 DNA contains the following:
- a CDS encoding ABC transporter ATP-binding protein yields the protein MNTFLAPAKRLGAYIKPYKGRFILSVLLTVVYSAANSLGPFIIGLALTELANNTMAILAGTPGAGVNFPYILWVIALLVGSGLLGVLAEYASDYLLSHVVQLSMRDLRRDISQKINRLPVSYFDRNQLGNTLSRVTNDVDAIGSALQQSLIRIIGAVLSITFTVVMMAVLSVPMTLVALVLIPGSMLVSKVIIKKSQNDYQNLQNSLGDLSGHVQESYSGFSVIKLYGQENQMADRFWRINHRLSYFSFKANFISSLMQPLVGLVVHLSYILMTVIGGYFVITAGFPVGSLQAFVQYIWLINQPLGQVSQLSGSLQSAAASTVRVFEILDEPEQSPEPAPVELPQSCRGEVSFQHVRFGYHHESPLMKDISFDVKSGQTVAIVGQTGAGKTTLINLLMRFYDVDGGAICIDGVDIREMPRWQLRSLFGMVLQDAWLFHGSIADNIRFGRLDATMEQVEEAAKTANVDHFIRTLSGGYDMVLDQEGEGISLGQKQLLTIARVVLADPKILILDEATSSVDTRLEILIQKTMKRVMKGRTSFVIAHRLSTIRDADLILVMEQGDIVERGTHEELLAQQGQYWRLYNSQFAEE from the coding sequence TTGAATACCTTTCTTGCTCCGGCCAAGCGGCTGGGAGCCTATATCAAGCCCTATAAGGGGCGGTTTATTCTTTCGGTGCTGCTGACCGTGGTGTATTCGGCGGCCAATTCACTGGGACCCTTTATTATTGGGCTGGCTCTCACCGAGCTGGCCAACAACACCATGGCTATTTTGGCGGGAACACCCGGCGCAGGGGTCAACTTCCCCTATATCCTATGGGTGATCGCCCTGCTGGTGGGCAGCGGCCTGCTGGGTGTGCTGGCGGAATATGCCTCGGATTATCTCCTTTCCCATGTGGTGCAACTAAGTATGCGGGATTTGCGGCGGGATATCAGCCAAAAGATCAATCGCCTGCCGGTATCTTATTTTGACCGCAACCAGTTAGGCAACACTCTGAGCCGGGTTACCAATGATGTGGATGCCATCGGCTCGGCGCTCCAGCAAAGCCTGATCCGTATTATCGGTGCTGTGCTCAGCATCACCTTCACTGTGGTTATGATGGCGGTGCTTTCGGTTCCCATGACCTTGGTGGCGCTGGTGCTGATTCCCGGCTCTATGCTGGTTTCCAAGGTAATTATAAAAAAATCCCAAAACGATTATCAAAACCTGCAAAACTCGCTGGGTGATCTCAGCGGCCATGTGCAGGAAAGCTACAGCGGCTTTTCGGTGATCAAGCTTTATGGGCAGGAAAACCAAATGGCGGACCGCTTTTGGCGCATCAACCACCGTTTGAGCTATTTCAGCTTTAAAGCCAATTTTATCTCCAGCCTGATGCAGCCTCTGGTGGGGCTGGTGGTTCACCTGAGCTATATCCTCATGACAGTGATCGGCGGCTATTTTGTGATTACGGCGGGTTTTCCTGTGGGCAGCTTGCAAGCCTTTGTCCAGTATATCTGGCTGATTAACCAGCCTTTGGGGCAGGTCAGCCAACTTTCTGGCTCCCTGCAAAGTGCGGCGGCATCCACCGTTCGTGTGTTTGAAATTCTGGATGAACCAGAGCAATCCCCCGAGCCTGCGCCGGTGGAACTGCCCCAGTCCTGCCGGGGGGAGGTTTCCTTCCAGCATGTCCGCTTTGGTTATCACCATGAAAGCCCCTTGATGAAGGATATCAGCTTTGATGTGAAAAGCGGCCAGACCGTTGCCATTGTGGGCCAGACCGGTGCGGGCAAAACCACCCTCATCAACCTGCTGATGCGTTTTTACGATGTGGATGGCGGCGCCATCTGCATCGATGGCGTGGATATCCGGGAGATGCCCCGGTGGCAGCTCCGTTCCCTTTTCGGAATGGTGCTGCAGGATGCATGGCTGTTCCACGGCAGCATAGCGGATAACATCCGCTTCGGCCGGTTGGATGCAACCATGGAGCAGGTGGAGGAAGCGGCTAAGACCGCCAATGTGGATCATTTTATCCGCACTCTTTCCGGCGGCTACGATATGGTGCTGGATCAGGAGGGAGAAGGCATCTCCCTTGGGCAGAAGCAGCTTTTGACCATTGCCCGTGTGGTGCTGGCCGATCCTAAAATCCTGATTTTGGATGAGGCCACCAGCTCGGTGGATACCCGGCTGGAAATTCTCATTCAAAAGACCATGAAAAGAGTTATGAAGGGGCGCACCAGCTTTGTAATTGCCCATCGGCTCTCCACCATCCGGGATGCGGATTTGATTCTGGTGATGGAGCAGGGCGATATTGTGGAGCGGGGCACCCACGAGGAGCTGCTGGCCCAGCAGGGGCAGTACTGGCGACTTTATAACAGCCAGTTTGCTGAGGAGTAA
- a CDS encoding ABC transporter ATP-binding protein: MKLMWRYLWRYKGYLLLNLLSAFGFILIELGLPTLLARIIDIGFLQQDFAYVVRTGLLMLLCALVGLVGLIAQAYSVSRVTSNIVRDIRGDIFAKTMGFSHYEYEQFGASSLITSTTNDAYQIMLFLQTAMRTGLVAPLMFIASIGMIWIQGGSIALIVLIAIPLLLVGVLLIGRASEPLSQEQQTSLDSINLSMRESLSGLRVIRAFCNEDNQQERFAKVNERYAQISRRLFQLMAIALPAFSLIFTGMMATVLWLGAAGVADSTLQVGTLAAFIEYLFHALFSFLMFAIVFVMYPRASVSAKRLEKILATQPSVDDNWNGATQSESSGYIEFDRVTFAYPDNAGEPVLKDVSFTAEPGQTVAFIGSTGSGKSTLIQLIPRFYDVTGGRVLVDGVDVRDYRLPSLRDKIGFIPQKALLFTGTIAENLRFGKPEATRKEIEEAADIAQAAAFISAKEDGFEEHLAEGGANMSGGQKQRLSIARALVKRPPIYIFDDSFSALDYQTDTKLRARLKKEISGATVLIVAQRVSTIRHADKIVVLSEGQVVAQGTHQRLLRDCPLYYEIAASQLSKEELN, encoded by the coding sequence TTGAAGCTGATGTGGCGATACCTGTGGCGATACAAGGGCTATCTGCTGCTGAATCTGCTGAGCGCTTTCGGGTTTATCCTCATTGAACTGGGGCTTCCTACATTGCTTGCCCGAATTATCGACATAGGGTTTCTCCAGCAGGATTTTGCCTATGTTGTGCGGACAGGCCTGCTTATGCTGCTGTGTGCTTTGGTGGGCTTGGTGGGGCTAATTGCACAGGCTTATTCGGTGAGCCGGGTCACCTCCAATATTGTCCGGGATATCCGTGGCGATATCTTTGCCAAAACCATGGGCTTTTCCCATTATGAATACGAGCAGTTTGGGGCATCTTCCCTGATTACCAGCACAACCAACGATGCCTACCAGATCATGCTCTTTTTGCAGACTGCTATGCGCACAGGGCTGGTGGCACCGCTGATGTTTATAGCCAGTATTGGCATGATCTGGATTCAGGGGGGTAGCATTGCCCTGATTGTGCTGATTGCCATCCCGCTGCTGCTGGTGGGGGTGCTGCTCATCGGGCGGGCTTCTGAGCCACTTTCGCAGGAGCAGCAGACCTCTCTGGACAGCATCAACCTGAGCATGCGGGAAAGTCTTTCCGGCCTGCGTGTGATCCGGGCTTTCTGTAACGAGGATAACCAGCAGGAGCGCTTTGCCAAGGTCAACGAGCGGTATGCCCAAATTTCCCGCCGGCTGTTCCAGTTGATGGCCATTGCCCTACCCGCCTTTTCCCTGATTTTTACCGGTATGATGGCGACCGTGCTGTGGCTCGGTGCGGCAGGCGTGGCGGATTCCACCTTGCAGGTGGGAACGCTGGCCGCTTTTATTGAGTATCTGTTCCACGCCCTGTTTTCCTTCCTGATGTTTGCCATTGTGTTTGTCATGTATCCCCGGGCTTCGGTTTCGGCCAAGCGGCTGGAAAAAATTCTTGCAACCCAGCCTTCGGTGGATGACAACTGGAATGGTGCCACCCAAAGCGAAAGCAGCGGTTATATTGAGTTTGACCGGGTGACCTTTGCATACCCGGATAATGCCGGGGAGCCGGTGCTCAAGGATGTGAGCTTTACAGCAGAGCCGGGGCAGACCGTGGCCTTTATCGGCAGCACCGGCAGCGGCAAATCCACTCTTATTCAGCTGATCCCCCGGTTTTATGATGTAACCGGCGGCCGGGTGCTGGTGGATGGTGTGGATGTGCGGGATTACCGGCTTCCCAGCCTGCGGGATAAAATTGGTTTTATTCCCCAGAAGGCACTGCTATTTACCGGAACCATTGCAGAAAACCTCCGCTTTGGCAAGCCCGAGGCCACCCGGAAGGAGATTGAGGAGGCTGCGGATATTGCCCAGGCTGCCGCCTTTATTTCCGCCAAGGAGGATGGCTTTGAGGAGCATCTGGCCGAGGGCGGAGCCAATATGTCCGGTGGTCAGAAGCAGCGGCTTTCCATTGCCCGGGCGCTGGTTAAGCGTCCGCCGATCTATATCTTTGACGACAGCTTTTCCGCTTTGGATTACCAGACCGATACCAAACTCCGCGCCCGGCTGAAAAAAGAAATTTCCGGGGCAACGGTGCTGATTGTGGCCCAGCGGGTCAGCACCATCCGCCATGCGGATAAAATTGTGGTGCTCAGCGAGGGGCAGGTCGTTGCCCAAGGCACGCACCAACGGCTTCTGCGGGATTGCCCCCTTTATTATGAGATAGCTGCCTCCCAGCTTTCCAAGGAGGAATTGAATTGA
- the garR gene encoding 2-hydroxy-3-oxopropionate reductase: MNIGFIGLGIMGKPMSKNLIKAGYSLTVFDIYAPSVEDVVAAGAKAASSVKELAASSDLVITMLPNSPQVKAIVLGEGGVLEGAHAGMTLIDMSSISPIASKEVAAALKEKGVDMLDAPVSGGEPKAVDGTLSIMVGGDAAVFEKFRDLLLKMGSSAVLCGDIGAGNTTKLANQIVVALNIAAVAEAFTLGNKAGVDPQLIYNAIRGGLAGSTVMDAKGPMMIEHNFKPGFKIDLHHKDLANALDTARELDAYLPLTSQAFEILKVLRNEGMGQNDHSGILAYYEKLSHTTLGE, from the coding sequence ATGAATATTGGATTTATCGGATTGGGTATCATGGGCAAGCCTATGTCCAAAAACTTGATTAAGGCCGGATACTCTCTGACCGTTTTTGACATCTACGCCCCCTCGGTGGAAGATGTAGTGGCTGCCGGTGCCAAAGCGGCTTCCAGTGTTAAGGAGCTTGCCGCTTCCAGCGATCTTGTTATTACCATGCTGCCCAACTCTCCTCAGGTTAAAGCCATTGTTCTGGGCGAGGGCGGTGTTCTGGAAGGCGCTCATGCAGGCATGACCCTCATTGATATGAGCTCCATTTCCCCCATTGCCTCCAAGGAGGTTGCTGCTGCTCTGAAAGAAAAGGGCGTGGACATGCTGGATGCCCCTGTCAGCGGCGGAGAACCCAAAGCTGTGGATGGCACCCTTTCCATCATGGTTGGCGGCGATGCAGCTGTTTTTGAAAAATTCCGTGACCTGCTTCTGAAAATGGGCTCCTCCGCTGTGCTCTGCGGTGATATCGGCGCCGGCAACACCACCAAGCTGGCCAACCAGATTGTGGTTGCCCTGAACATTGCTGCTGTTGCCGAAGCCTTTACTCTGGGCAACAAGGCCGGTGTTGATCCTCAGCTGATCTACAACGCCATCCGGGGCGGCCTCGCCGGCAGCACCGTTATGGATGCCAAAGGCCCCATGATGATTGAGCACAACTTCAAGCCCGGCTTTAAAATTGATCTGCACCACAAGGATCTGGCCAACGCTCTGGATACCGCCCGTGAGCTGGATGCCTATCTGCCCCTGACCAGCCAGGCTTTTGAAATTCTCAAGGTTCTGCGCAACGAGGGCATGGGCCAGAACGATCATTCCGGTATACTGGCTTACTACGAGAAGCTTTCCCACACCACTTTGGGTGAATAA
- a CDS encoding pyridoxamine kinase, with amino-acid sequence METQRFHRVAAIHDLSGFGRCSLAVILPVLSAMGAQVCPIPTAVLSTHTGGFGEVAMRDLTDYLEPALAHYKRLELEFTCIYSGFLGSVDQIDHCLDFFRAYPQALAVVDPVMGDHGKPYRTCTQPMLRRMHELTSVAHIITPNLTEVSILLDQPYDHHPLTQSKAKSLLARLSELGPRQVVITGVELVSRGMCNIGYDRERGAFWCVDCDYVPVSYPGTGDIYASVLTGGFLMGDSLPMAMARATYFLEAAIKTTYSYGTDPRWGVMLEKSLRWLSSDSLPKNYHTL; translated from the coding sequence ATGGAAACACAGCGCTTTCACCGGGTGGCGGCTATCCACGATTTATCCGGCTTTGGGCGGTGCTCGCTGGCGGTGATTCTGCCGGTGCTTTCGGCTATGGGGGCGCAGGTGTGCCCTATTCCCACCGCTGTTCTCTCCACCCATACCGGGGGCTTCGGGGAGGTGGCTATGCGGGATCTCACCGATTATCTGGAGCCTGCCCTTGCCCATTATAAGCGGCTGGAGCTGGAGTTCACCTGCATTTACAGCGGTTTTTTGGGCAGTGTGGATCAAATTGACCACTGCTTGGATTTTTTCAGGGCTTACCCCCAGGCTTTAGCAGTGGTTGACCCGGTTATGGGGGATCACGGAAAGCCCTATCGCACCTGCACCCAGCCCATGCTCCGCCGGATGCACGAGCTGACCAGTGTGGCCCACATCATCACACCCAACCTAACCGAAGTTTCCATCCTGCTGGATCAGCCCTATGACCATCATCCCCTGACCCAATCCAAAGCCAAGAGCCTGTTGGCCCGCCTCAGTGAGCTGGGGCCGAGGCAGGTTGTAATCACCGGGGTGGAGCTGGTGAGCCGGGGCATGTGCAACATTGGCTACGACCGGGAGCGGGGCGCTTTCTGGTGTGTGGATTGCGATTATGTGCCGGTTTCTTACCCCGGCACCGGCGATATTTACGCCAGTGTTCTCACCGGCGGCTTTCTGATGGGAGACAGCCTCCCCATGGCCATGGCAAGGGCTACCTATTTTCTCGAGGCAGCCATTAAAACTACCTATAGCTACGGCACGGACCCCCGTTGGGGTGTTATGCTGGAAAAATCCCTGCGCTGGCTTTCCAGCGATTCCCTGCCGAAGAATTATCATACACTCTAA
- a CDS encoding NUDIX domain-containing protein: MIKEKSCGALVYRKADDKIQLLILKHKLGGHWSFPKGHVEEGETEPETALREVKEETGLTIELQEGFRERVTYSPRPHVSKEVIYFLGFAQDSRTKRQEEEISEIRWVDLEKVNRYLTYDNDRILIRNAKRHIARRASGDSPLAAKKSTTLN, from the coding sequence TTGATTAAGGAAAAATCATGCGGCGCGCTGGTTTACCGGAAGGCCGATGATAAAATACAGCTTTTGATTTTAAAGCATAAGCTGGGAGGGCACTGGTCTTTTCCCAAGGGCCATGTGGAAGAGGGAGAAACCGAGCCGGAAACAGCACTTCGGGAGGTCAAGGAGGAAACCGGGCTGACCATTGAGCTGCAAGAGGGCTTTCGGGAGCGGGTTACCTATTCGCCTCGCCCCCATGTGAGCAAGGAGGTTATCTATTTTCTGGGCTTTGCCCAAGATAGCCGAACCAAGCGTCAGGAAGAAGAAATCAGCGAGATTCGCTGGGTTGATCTTGAAAAAGTGAACCGGTATCTTACCTATGATAACGACCGTATCCTGATTCGCAATGCAAAGCGGCACATTGCCCGCAGGGCTTCGGGGGATTCCCCTTTGGCCGCAAAGAAAAGCACCACCCTGAACTGA
- the proS gene encoding proline--tRNA ligase has product MAEQKKMVEAITPMEEDFARWYTDVVKQAELIDYSSVRGCVILRPYGYAIWENIQKIMDAKFKATGHENVYMPMLIPESLLQKEKDHVEGFAPEVAWVTHGGSTKLTERLCVRPTSETLFCEHYAHIINSYRDLPKLYNQWCSVVRWEKTTRPFLRTLEFLWQEGHTMHETKDEAVAETLQMLDIYADVCETHLSIPVLKGRKTDKEKFAGAEATYTIEAMMHDGKALQSGTSHFFGDGFSRAFGITYQGRDNTQQYPFQTSWGVSTRIIGAIIMTHGDDSGLVLPPAIAPIQVVIVPVAQHKEGVLDTARQLAERLSKFCRVKLDDSDNSAGWKYAEYEVKGVPLRLEIGPRDIAEGKCVLVRRDNREKTFVPLDQLETAIPQMLEELAKALFEKAAQNRENRTYSAATLEKLIKLSNEKSGYIKAMWCGEEACEMRLKEEAGVTSRCMPFEQETVGETCVCCGKPAKSMVVWGKAY; this is encoded by the coding sequence ATGGCGGAACAAAAGAAAATGGTCGAGGCCATCACCCCCATGGAAGAAGATTTTGCACGGTGGTATACCGATGTAGTGAAGCAGGCGGAGCTGATTGATTATTCGTCTGTCCGGGGATGTGTGATTCTGCGACCTTATGGCTACGCCATCTGGGAAAACATCCAAAAAATTATGGACGCCAAATTCAAGGCCACCGGCCACGAAAATGTCTATATGCCGATGCTGATTCCCGAAAGCCTTCTGCAAAAAGAAAAAGATCATGTGGAGGGCTTTGCCCCCGAGGTTGCATGGGTTACCCATGGCGGCAGCACAAAGCTCACCGAGCGTTTGTGTGTTCGCCCCACTTCTGAGACTCTCTTCTGTGAGCATTATGCCCACATCATCAATTCCTATCGTGATCTGCCTAAGCTTTACAACCAGTGGTGCTCGGTTGTGCGGTGGGAAAAAACCACCCGTCCTTTCCTGCGCACCCTTGAATTTTTGTGGCAGGAAGGCCACACCATGCATGAAACCAAGGATGAGGCTGTGGCGGAAACCCTGCAAATGCTGGATATTTACGCCGACGTGTGCGAAACCCATCTTTCCATCCCGGTGCTCAAAGGCCGCAAAACCGACAAGGAAAAATTTGCCGGAGCCGAGGCTACCTATACCATCGAGGCCATGATGCATGATGGCAAGGCCTTGCAGAGCGGCACCAGCCATTTCTTCGGCGATGGCTTCTCCCGTGCCTTCGGTATCACCTATCAGGGCCGGGATAACACCCAGCAGTATCCCTTCCAAACCTCTTGGGGTGTTTCCACCCGCATCATCGGTGCTATCATCATGACCCACGGCGATGACAGCGGCTTGGTTCTGCCTCCCGCCATTGCCCCCATTCAGGTGGTCATTGTGCCGGTTGCCCAGCATAAGGAGGGCGTTCTGGATACAGCCCGCCAGCTGGCTGAGCGTTTGAGCAAATTCTGCCGTGTCAAGCTGGATGACTCCGATAACTCCGCCGGTTGGAAATACGCCGAATACGAAGTCAAGGGCGTTCCCCTGCGCTTGGAAATCGGCCCCCGGGATATTGCAGAGGGCAAATGTGTGCTGGTTCGCCGGGATAATCGTGAAAAAACCTTTGTGCCTCTTGACCAGTTGGAAACCGCTATCCCCCAGATGCTGGAGGAGCTGGCCAAGGCACTCTTTGAAAAGGCGGCTCAGAACCGTGAAAACCGCACCTACAGCGCCGCTACTCTGGAGAAACTGATCAAGCTGAGCAACGAGAAAAGCGGCTATATCAAGGCCATGTGGTGCGGCGAAGAAGCCTGCGAAATGCGCTTGAAGGAAGAGGCCGGTGTTACCTCCCGCTGCATGCCCTTTGAGCAGGAAACTGTGGGTGAAACCTGTGTCTGCTGCGGAAAACCTGCCAAGAGCATGGTGGTCTGGGGCAAAGCCTATTAA
- a CDS encoding sugar kinase: MKTLDVVSFGVTVADLLVKGVPDTLLQEDVSRAEDMILSVGGDALNQASTLAQLGHSVTLVARLGKDIIGQHIINTCVERGITPGFAVKEGLISPISIVLIKPDGDRYFLGRKLDKLNARVCFEDIDLELIKQARAVTQGSMFTSMDLVGENLKTVFKTAKDSGAFTISDFLNKPGVSLEDVRVAMPYIDYLLPSLEEGTFYTGETDPARIADIFLNMGVGTVGVKQGGDGVYLKNADLEVTVPSYKVPVVDTTGAGDNFVAGFISGLLDGEDLLSCARRGSACGAINVGEVGASGAVKSKQQVLDFMTAHA, encoded by the coding sequence ATGAAAACCTTGGATGTAGTCAGTTTTGGTGTTACAGTAGCAGACCTTTTGGTAAAAGGAGTTCCCGATACCCTGCTTCAAGAGGATGTTTCCCGGGCGGAGGATATGATTCTGAGTGTGGGAGGCGATGCTCTCAACCAAGCCTCCACTCTTGCACAGCTGGGTCATTCTGTCACACTGGTGGCCCGTTTAGGCAAAGATATTATCGGCCAGCATATTATCAACACCTGTGTTGAAAGAGGCATCACGCCCGGTTTTGCTGTCAAGGAAGGGCTGATCTCTCCTATTTCCATCGTTCTGATCAAGCCGGATGGTGACCGTTATTTTCTGGGCCGCAAGCTGGATAAGCTCAATGCCCGTGTCTGCTTTGAGGATATCGATCTGGAGCTGATCAAGCAGGCTCGTGCTGTCACACAGGGCAGTATGTTCACCAGCATGGATCTGGTTGGCGAAAACCTGAAAACTGTTTTCAAAACCGCTAAGGATTCCGGGGCTTTCACCATCAGTGACTTCCTCAACAAGCCCGGTGTCTCTTTGGAGGATGTGCGTGTGGCGATGCCCTACATAGATTACCTCCTGCCCAGTCTGGAAGAAGGCACCTTCTATACTGGCGAAACAGACCCGGCCCGCATTGCCGATATCTTCCTGAATATGGGTGTGGGTACTGTAGGCGTTAAGCAAGGCGGCGATGGTGTCTATCTCAAAAATGCCGATCTGGAAGTAACCGTTCCCTCTTACAAGGTGCCGGTGGTGGATACCACAGGTGCAGGCGATAACTTTGTAGCCGGCTTTATTTCCGGCCTGCTGGATGGCGAAGACCTGCTGAGCTGCGCCCGTCGGGGCAGTGCCTGCGGCGCCATCAATGTGGGTGAAGTGGGAGCCTCCGGTGCTGTGAAAAGCAAGCAGCAGGTTCTGGATTTCATGACTGCTCATGCATAA
- a CDS encoding sugar kinase yields MKKIDAVCFGLAVTDLLITGFNSEVVFSGDLTRMEGMELSVGGDALNEASVLASLGYGVSLMSRLGDDLFARHVVETIEKRGVQNGMAIQPGQHTGLSIVLIRPDGQRHFAVRKWDETLAVTHAEDLDMELIEQAKVVSYGSLFTSGDLDSEKLVPILRKAQQAGTITCADIMMELGASLEQVEKALPYLDYMLPSLEEAAYYTGQETPSQMAQVLLEKGVGTVIIKMGGEGVFVKNTELEVTLPAFAVPVVDTTGAGDNFVAGFISGLIDDLPLLECVRRGNGCGAISVQQVGASAAVKSKQQLLDFLAAHA; encoded by the coding sequence ATGAAAAAGATCGATGCGGTTTGCTTTGGGCTGGCGGTTACCGATTTGCTCATTACCGGCTTTAACTCGGAGGTGGTGTTTTCAGGCGACCTGACCCGCATGGAGGGCATGGAACTGAGCGTGGGCGGAGATGCTCTCAACGAGGCCAGCGTGCTGGCAAGCCTTGGCTACGGTGTTTCGCTTATGTCCCGGCTGGGGGATGATTTGTTTGCCCGCCATGTTGTGGAAACCATAGAGAAGCGGGGCGTTCAGAACGGCATGGCAATACAGCCGGGGCAGCATACCGGCTTGAGCATTGTGCTCATCCGCCCCGATGGCCAGCGGCATTTTGCGGTTCGCAAGTGGGATGAAACGCTGGCAGTTACCCATGCTGAGGATTTGGATATGGAGCTGATTGAGCAGGCAAAGGTGGTTTCTTACGGCAGCCTGTTTACCTCCGGCGATTTGGATAGCGAAAAGCTGGTGCCCATTTTACGCAAAGCACAGCAGGCCGGGACCATAACCTGTGCGGATATAATGATGGAGCTGGGGGCCTCATTGGAGCAGGTTGAAAAGGCTCTGCCCTATTTGGATTACATGCTGCCCAGCCTTGAGGAGGCGGCTTATTATACCGGGCAAGAAACGCCCTCCCAAATGGCGCAGGTTCTGCTGGAAAAGGGCGTGGGCACTGTGATCATCAAAATGGGCGGCGAGGGCGTGTTTGTTAAAAATACCGAGTTGGAGGTTACTCTGCCTGCCTTTGCGGTTCCTGTGGTGGATACCACTGGTGCCGGGGATAACTTTGTGGCGGGCTTTATTTCCGGCCTCATTGATGATCTCCCCCTGCTGGAATGTGTGCGCCGGGGCAATGGATGCGGTGCCATTTCGGTGCAGCAGGTGGGGGCTTCGGCGGCGGTGAAGAGCAAACAGCAGCTGCTGGATTTTCTGGCTGCTCATGCATAG
- a CDS encoding hydrolase — protein sequence MQEKFVPEYSGVLRSHMIKMPEAIYKCGGIRIFGKRLKSIVFSTDVAIIRNCNADAVIAVYPFTPQPIITHALMLAADIPVFCGVGGGTTTGSRVVQLASDAEFQGAMGIVVNSPTPNSTLEQIKEVVDIPIVVTVVSEYENVGDRLKSGASILNVSAAARTPWLVDQIRRQHPGAIIIATGGPTEQSIADTVNAGANAITWTPPSTGDLFKSMMARYRDITKPEPSPEK from the coding sequence ATGCAGGAAAAATTTGTTCCCGAATACAGCGGCGTTTTGCGCAGCCACATGATAAAAATGCCGGAAGCAATCTATAAATGCGGCGGAATCCGTATTTTTGGAAAGCGGCTGAAATCCATCGTGTTTTCCACAGATGTGGCGATTATCCGCAACTGCAACGCCGATGCTGTGATTGCAGTGTATCCCTTTACCCCGCAGCCCATCATTACCCATGCCCTCATGCTGGCGGCGGATATTCCTGTATTTTGCGGGGTGGGCGGCGGAACCACCACCGGCTCCCGTGTGGTGCAGCTTGCTTCCGATGCCGAATTTCAGGGCGCTATGGGCATTGTAGTGAACTCTCCCACTCCTAACAGCACCCTTGAGCAGATCAAAGAGGTGGTGGATATCCCCATTGTGGTCACAGTAGTCAGCGAATACGAAAATGTAGGGGATCGGCTCAAGTCTGGTGCCAGCATTCTCAATGTGTCGGCTGCTGCCAGAACCCCTTGGCTGGTGGATCAAATACGCCGCCAGCACCCAGGTGCCATTATCATTGCCACCGGCGGGCCAACCGAGCAATCCATTGCGGATACTGTCAATGCCGGGGCCAATGCCATCACTTGGACACCACCCTCCACAGGGGATCTGTTTAAATCTATGATGGCCCGCTACCGGGATATTACAAAGCCCGAGCCCTCACCGGAGAAATAG
- a CDS encoding flavin reductase: MKEFQKIDPKEMPGNAIQRIGDDWMLITTKRGEEINTMTANWGGMGFLWHKPVVFLFVRPQRYTREFLDAGEEFTLSFYDRSFRPQMTLCGKQSGRDINKVEACHFTPRMFENAPAFEEAETVIACRKLFCQVQTEENFLDPSLLTSFYPDKDYHHFYVAEITGVYVEKK; encoded by the coding sequence ATGAAGGAATTCCAAAAAATAGATCCAAAAGAAATGCCGGGAAATGCAATCCAGCGCATTGGGGATGATTGGATGCTCATCACCACCAAGCGAGGGGAAGAGATCAACACCATGACAGCCAATTGGGGCGGAATGGGCTTTTTATGGCATAAACCAGTGGTGTTTTTATTTGTGCGCCCCCAGCGCTATACCCGTGAGTTTTTGGATGCCGGTGAGGAGTTTACCCTATCCTTTTATGATCGGAGCTTCCGCCCGCAGATGACCCTTTGCGGCAAACAATCCGGCCGCGATATCAACAAAGTGGAAGCCTGCCATTTTACCCCTCGCATGTTTGAGAATGCGCCTGCCTTTGAAGAAGCTGAAACGGTTATTGCCTGCCGCAAGCTTTTCTGCCAGGTTCAAACAGAGGAAAACTTTTTGGACCCAAGCCTGCTCACCAGCTTTTATCCCGATAAGGACTATCACCATTTTTATGTGGCTGAAATTACCGGGGTTTATGTGGAGAAAAAATAA